The Paeniglutamicibacter sulfureus genome includes a region encoding these proteins:
- a CDS encoding sensor histidine kinase: MTTELEPTAPRTRLRRFLSQAWRVGLGLVLGFVFFSFVYESYSPDSEADMDAVGLLVGLDMLCGLAALLLYPFRHRYPVPISAALVLLSIPSSIGAGFAVLGVISLATRRRPWEIAGISAMFLAAVPLGEYLVGAELVAEDDTTTWWQVGIVALVMVGLMVLLGMYVGGRRQLAVSLRRQVHSAEREREAQLHAAKADERTRIAREMHDVLAHRLSLVALHSGALEFRSDLTPEQTRQTAGVIRENSHLALGELREVLGMLRDPNTLFDGELARPQPNLGQLQEILDASRAVGTEVQLVLEAETRERLDVLSESTGRHLYRIVQEALTNARRHAPGQDVMLEIGGHAEDRLSLRVSNRLTEVPSLVSGAGSLPSSGLGLTGLAERVRLAGGELQIDPGTKGEFVLKVWLPWGQ; this comes from the coding sequence ATGACCACGGAACTCGAACCGACCGCCCCGCGCACCCGACTGCGCCGGTTCCTGTCCCAGGCCTGGCGCGTGGGTCTGGGCCTCGTGCTCGGATTCGTCTTCTTTTCCTTTGTCTACGAATCGTATTCGCCGGACTCCGAGGCGGACATGGACGCGGTGGGCCTGCTGGTGGGCCTGGACATGCTGTGCGGGCTGGCCGCCCTGCTGCTCTATCCCTTCCGCCATCGCTACCCGGTGCCCATCTCGGCGGCCCTGGTGCTGCTGTCGATTCCGTCCTCCATCGGCGCAGGGTTCGCTGTGCTGGGCGTGATTTCCCTGGCCACCCGGAGGAGGCCCTGGGAGATCGCGGGCATTTCGGCGATGTTCCTGGCCGCCGTGCCGCTGGGGGAGTACCTGGTGGGTGCCGAGCTGGTGGCGGAAGACGACACGACCACTTGGTGGCAAGTGGGCATCGTGGCATTGGTCATGGTCGGGTTGATGGTGCTTTTGGGGATGTACGTCGGGGGTCGGCGGCAGCTCGCCGTTTCCCTGCGCCGGCAAGTGCACAGTGCCGAGCGCGAACGGGAGGCACAGCTCCACGCGGCCAAGGCCGACGAGCGCACCCGCATAGCGCGCGAAATGCACGACGTCCTGGCACACCGGCTCTCGTTGGTCGCCCTGCACTCCGGGGCGTTGGAATTCCGCAGCGACCTGACGCCGGAGCAAACGAGGCAGACGGCCGGCGTCATCCGCGAAAACTCCCACCTGGCCCTGGGCGAGCTGCGCGAGGTGCTGGGGATGCTGCGCGACCCCAACACGCTCTTTGACGGCGAATTGGCCAGGCCGCAGCCGAACCTCGGGCAGTTGCAGGAAATCCTGGATGCCAGCCGTGCGGTGGGCACCGAAGTCCAGTTGGTCCTGGAAGCGGAAACGCGAGAACGCCTGGACGTCCTGTCCGAGTCCACCGGGCGCCACCTGTACCGGATCGTCCAGGAGGCGCTGACCAATGCCCGCCGGCACGCGCCCGGGCAAGACGTCATGCTGGAGATCGGAGGCCACGCGGAGGACCGGCTGTCCCTGCGCGTCTCCAACCGACTGACCGAGGTTCCGTCCCTCGTCTCGGGTGCAGGGTCCCTGCCCAGCTCGGGTCTGGGGCTGACCGGCCTGGCCGAGAGGGTGCGGCTGGCCGGCGGGGAACTGCAGATCGATCCGGGGACCAAGGGAGAATTCGTGCTGAAGGTGTGGCTGCCGTGGGGACAGTAG
- a CDS encoding LLM class flavin-dependent oxidoreductase, translating into MNQSRPLGNAPFVFSVLDNAITGVGQTAQETFEEIIALAQLAEKRGLERFWMSEHHAMPGAVTSSPQLMVARLTGETQRIRLGAGGVMLPNHSPLVIAEQFGMLESLAPGRIDLGLGRAPGTDGQTAAALRRRHNANDDFPQQVLELLGFIEDDFPQGHPYRDVHAVPGPWLAEQNRVPRPETNPEVWILGSSPYSAQLAGQLGRPYAFARQFGSADVVTAMRLYRENFRPSALLDQPYSLVSVGAIADNDPAEARRQSTSTAMAMMRMFQRKPFAMLPPDEVAAYPANDHERAILEEWTDRTLHGTAADPAQGLELLHRQTGVDEVMLVVGGHSRQAQTRTVELIADHYALPVL; encoded by the coding sequence ATGAACCAGTCACGCCCCCTGGGCAACGCGCCCTTCGTCTTTTCGGTGCTCGACAATGCCATCACCGGTGTCGGGCAGACGGCGCAGGAGACCTTCGAGGAGATCATCGCACTGGCGCAGTTGGCCGAGAAGCGCGGCCTCGAGCGCTTCTGGATGTCCGAGCACCACGCCATGCCCGGTGCCGTGACCTCCTCGCCCCAGCTGATGGTGGCCCGCCTGACCGGCGAGACGCAGCGTATCCGGCTCGGGGCCGGTGGCGTCATGCTGCCCAACCACTCACCCTTGGTGATCGCCGAGCAGTTCGGCATGCTCGAGTCGCTCGCCCCGGGGCGCATCGACCTCGGCCTGGGCCGCGCGCCGGGAACCGACGGGCAGACGGCGGCGGCACTGCGGCGGCGCCACAACGCCAACGACGACTTCCCCCAGCAGGTGCTGGAACTGCTCGGCTTCATCGAGGACGACTTCCCGCAGGGGCACCCGTACCGGGACGTCCACGCCGTGCCGGGTCCCTGGCTGGCGGAACAGAACCGGGTGCCGCGGCCCGAGACGAATCCCGAGGTCTGGATCCTGGGCTCCTCCCCGTACTCGGCGCAGCTGGCGGGCCAGCTCGGCCGCCCTTACGCCTTCGCCCGGCAGTTCGGCAGCGCCGACGTCGTCACGGCCATGCGGCTGTACCGCGAGAACTTCCGGCCCTCGGCGTTGCTGGACCAGCCCTACAGCCTGGTCAGCGTGGGCGCGATCGCCGACAACGACCCGGCCGAGGCGCGCCGCCAGTCCACGTCCACGGCGATGGCGATGATGCGCATGTTCCAGCGCAAGCCCTTTGCCATGCTGCCCCCGGACGAGGTCGCGGCCTACCCGGCCAACGACCACGAACGCGCGATCCTCGAGGAATGGACCGACCGCACGCTCCACGGCACCGCCGCGGACCCGGCCCAGGGCCTGGAGCTGCTCCACCGCCAGACGGGGGTCGACGAAGTGATGCTCGTGGTCGGCGGCCACTCGCGCCAGGCCCAGACCCGGACCGTGGAGCTGATCGCCGACCACTACGCCCTTCCCGTGTTGTAG
- a CDS encoding SGNH/GDSL hydrolase family protein, which produces MEHAPRRWRQAPVPLLLALTGALVLAGCQGTGSTTSTPDSSSVSASTSVRSVVIIGDSLSTGFGTSAENAWPNLIAMAPGDDSMQLNLLNAAQNGSGYLNVGVTGSTFALQVEQALTPDADLVVFFGSINDLHQDPTELAAAVGRTYAAARERAPRSAFLVVGPPAYSTRPEARFLALRDAVKQEAQAAGAMYVDPIERGWVVADAERFVGPDGLHPSVEGHRHLREKMEALILGALKGQPDVAAR; this is translated from the coding sequence ATGGAGCATGCTCCGCGGCGATGGCGCCAAGCCCCCGTTCCTCTGCTGCTGGCACTGACGGGGGCGTTGGTCCTTGCCGGCTGCCAAGGCACCGGGTCCACGACCTCCACCCCGGACTCCTCGTCGGTGTCGGCCTCGACCTCCGTGCGCAGCGTGGTGATCATCGGCGATTCGCTGAGCACCGGTTTTGGCACCAGCGCCGAGAACGCCTGGCCGAACCTCATCGCCATGGCGCCCGGGGACGACTCGATGCAGCTGAATCTGCTCAACGCTGCGCAAAACGGCAGCGGCTATCTCAACGTCGGCGTCACCGGCTCCACCTTCGCCCTTCAGGTGGAACAGGCTCTGACACCGGACGCCGACCTGGTGGTGTTCTTCGGCTCAATAAACGATCTTCACCAAGACCCCACGGAGCTGGCGGCTGCCGTGGGCCGAACGTACGCGGCGGCCAGGGAGAGGGCGCCGCGCTCCGCATTCCTGGTGGTTGGGCCACCGGCGTACAGCACCCGGCCGGAGGCAAGGTTCCTGGCGCTGCGGGACGCGGTCAAACAAGAGGCGCAAGCCGCCGGGGCAATGTACGTCGATCCCATCGAACGGGGCTGGGTCGTCGCTGATGCCGAGCGATTCGTGGGCCCGGACGGACTGCATCCCTCGGTGGAGGGGCACCGCCACCTGCGGGAAAAGATGGAGGCGCTCATTCTCGGGGCGCTCAAGGGGCAGCCCGACGTCGCGGCCCGGTAG
- a CDS encoding response regulator transcription factor — MPNLKIMLVDDHPVVRAGLRAVLTEQGGLSVLAEASDGAAALAQLERLKTLGQRVDVVLMDLQMDGMDGVTATKKIRAENGPPVLILTTYDSDADIRAALDAGAAGYLLKDAPLPEVLAAVEAAAMGEQVLSADLAARVTPEARANSTDLSPRELELLQLLARGRSNKEIAAELFISQSTVKTHLIHIYDKLGVDNRTAAIDRARANRVIR; from the coding sequence ATGCCTAATCTGAAGATCATGCTGGTCGATGACCACCCGGTGGTGCGGGCGGGCCTTCGCGCGGTGCTCACCGAACAGGGCGGGCTCTCGGTGCTGGCAGAGGCCTCCGACGGGGCCGCGGCCCTGGCGCAGCTGGAGCGGTTGAAGACCTTGGGCCAGCGCGTGGATGTGGTGCTCATGGACCTGCAGATGGACGGCATGGACGGTGTCACCGCCACAAAGAAGATCCGTGCCGAGAACGGCCCGCCGGTGCTGATCCTGACCACCTACGACTCGGACGCCGACATCCGGGCGGCGCTGGATGCCGGGGCGGCAGGCTACCTGCTGAAGGACGCCCCGCTGCCCGAGGTGCTCGCGGCGGTCGAGGCCGCCGCAATGGGGGAGCAGGTGCTCTCGGCGGACCTTGCCGCCAGGGTGACCCCCGAGGCCCGTGCCAACTCCACCGACCTGAGTCCGCGCGAGCTCGAGTTGCTGCAGCTGCTGGCCCGCGGGCGGAGCAACAAGGAGATCGCCGCGGAACTGTTCATCTCCCAGTCCACGGTCAAGACGCACCTGATCCACATCTACGACAAGCTCGGGGTGGACAACCGCACCGCCGCCATCGACAGGGCCCGGGCGAACAGGGTCATTCGCTGA
- a CDS encoding CPBP family intramembrane glutamic endopeptidase, whose protein sequence is MNTIPPPQLPPAQNPQPGQHPAQWVPVPPAPPVPAEPLPFHRLARTYSAYRWWKTPLVGLIALGLYLGLLLLAAIVFVFVAIGNPELESAADEVMISIDSIDMSDPFVFVISMVSLILMLPVILLATRMMNVQKVGSLTSVAGRMRWGWLGLCALVALGVLGLSFGITFVVDALSGLGFSPDFNAPDMWLLLGLTILLVPFQATAEEYVFRGYLMQLVGGWLRHPAFAILLPIPLFMMGHAYDIYGQLDVGFFALAAGWLTWRTGGLEAAIALHVVNNSAIFSLGAIGLVDVSVTESNLPSLIASMATTTVFVLVIVWLANRRKIQRLSVPPAAAPAIAPPGYWVQPGDAPRQP, encoded by the coding sequence ATGAACACGATCCCGCCGCCGCAACTGCCCCCGGCACAGAACCCGCAGCCCGGCCAGCACCCAGCCCAATGGGTTCCGGTGCCCCCGGCGCCCCCGGTCCCGGCCGAACCGCTGCCATTCCACCGGCTGGCCCGCACCTACTCCGCCTACCGCTGGTGGAAGACGCCGCTAGTGGGGCTCATTGCCCTGGGCCTGTACCTGGGCCTACTGCTGCTGGCTGCGATCGTCTTTGTCTTCGTCGCCATCGGAAACCCGGAACTGGAGAGTGCCGCCGACGAAGTCATGATCTCCATCGATTCGATCGACATGTCCGACCCGTTCGTTTTTGTCATCTCCATGGTCTCCCTGATCCTGATGCTGCCGGTGATCCTGCTGGCAACCCGGATGATGAATGTCCAGAAGGTCGGATCGCTGACCTCGGTGGCCGGACGCATGCGCTGGGGCTGGCTGGGGCTGTGCGCGTTGGTTGCCCTCGGCGTGCTGGGGCTAAGCTTCGGCATCACCTTCGTCGTGGACGCCTTGTCCGGGCTCGGCTTCAGCCCGGATTTCAACGCCCCGGACATGTGGCTCTTGCTCGGGCTGACCATCCTGCTCGTGCCGTTCCAGGCCACCGCCGAGGAGTATGTGTTCCGCGGGTACCTGATGCAGCTGGTGGGCGGCTGGCTGCGCCATCCAGCCTTCGCAATCCTGTTGCCCATTCCCCTCTTCATGATGGGACATGCCTACGACATCTACGGTCAGCTGGATGTGGGTTTCTTCGCTCTGGCCGCAGGTTGGCTCACGTGGCGCACCGGCGGGCTGGAGGCGGCCATTGCCCTGCACGTGGTCAACAACTCCGCCATCTTCTCCCTGGGCGCCATCGGCCTGGTCGATGTCAGCGTCACCGAAAGCAACCTGCCCAGCCTCATCGCATCGATGGCCACCACGACGGTCTTCGTCCTGGTCATCGTCTGGCTGGCGAACAGGCGCAAGATCCAGCGGCTCAGCGTCCCGCCCGCGGCGGCACCGGCGATCGCCCCACCGGGTTATTGGGTGCAGCCCGGGGACGCACCGCGCCAGCCCTGA
- a CDS encoding sensor histidine kinase, whose product MVLRVLRVGLHVGFAVLLGVGLVRALLSETTMLRLITAIALTGLLAALYLAGTIAEKRHSAGRAPNTVRWANWWLAGVVLLWLVLLYLHADYSWLAFPLFFLHLHILGQRHSLIAVALLTASVVAAGWFHSGSLALPQILGPMVGAIFAVIMGMAYRALYTEGVNQRLALDELRATRAALAEEQHRAGTLGERTRLAREIHDTLAQGLSSIVLVSRSATAALAAGDTRAAAERLETIGATAAENLAEARDFVADLSTAGDGAHSLVGKLRRLCVATERTAAAAGRGFEITFRQDGPATALPAEVSAALIRAAQSGLANVAAHAHAKRAVLSLGYLPDAVTLDVFDDGDGMHLAQLPLEPRADGTGYGLAGLRERLGLLGGSLEIESTPGEGTVLGVRIPFTTEGSQDDA is encoded by the coding sequence ATGGTGCTGCGCGTTCTGCGCGTGGGGCTGCACGTCGGCTTCGCCGTGTTGCTGGGCGTCGGGCTGGTGCGCGCGCTGCTTTCCGAAACGACGATGCTCCGGCTGATCACGGCCATCGCCCTCACCGGTCTGTTGGCAGCGCTGTATCTGGCCGGAACCATCGCGGAAAAGCGCCATTCCGCCGGACGGGCGCCAAATACCGTGCGCTGGGCCAATTGGTGGCTTGCAGGGGTTGTGCTGTTGTGGCTCGTGCTGCTCTACCTGCACGCGGACTATTCCTGGCTGGCGTTCCCACTCTTCTTCCTGCACCTGCACATCCTGGGCCAACGCCATTCCCTGATCGCCGTGGCGCTGCTGACCGCCTCGGTCGTTGCGGCCGGATGGTTCCACTCCGGGTCCCTCGCCCTTCCCCAGATCCTGGGACCGATGGTCGGGGCGATCTTCGCGGTCATCATGGGCATGGCCTATCGGGCGTTGTACACCGAGGGCGTTAACCAGCGCCTTGCCCTGGACGAATTGCGGGCCACCCGGGCGGCGCTCGCCGAGGAACAGCACCGCGCGGGGACCTTGGGCGAACGCACCCGGTTGGCCCGCGAAATCCACGACACCCTGGCCCAGGGGCTCTCCAGCATCGTGCTGGTTTCCCGATCCGCCACGGCAGCCCTGGCGGCGGGGGACACCCGGGCTGCGGCCGAACGCCTCGAAACCATCGGCGCCACCGCCGCCGAAAACCTCGCCGAGGCCCGCGATTTCGTGGCCGACCTATCCACGGCCGGCGACGGAGCCCATTCCCTGGTCGGAAAGTTGCGCCGACTCTGTGTCGCCACCGAACGCACCGCGGCGGCAGCCGGCCGCGGTTTCGAGATCACCTTTCGGCAGGACGGCCCGGCCACCGCGCTTCCCGCCGAGGTTTCCGCGGCACTTATCCGCGCCGCCCAGTCCGGGCTGGCCAACGTCGCTGCCCACGCGCACGCCAAACGCGCTGTCCTCAGCCTGGGGTACCTGCCGGATGCCGTGACCCTTGATGTGTTTGACGACGGGGACGGCATGCACCTCGCACAACTTCCTCTTGAGCCGCGTGCCGACGGCACCGGCTATGGGCTGGCCGGGCTGCGCGAGCGCCTGGGACTACTGGGGGGTTCCCTGGAGATCGAATCAACCCCCGGGGAGGGAACGGTGCTGGGCGTTCGCATCCCCTTCACCACGGAAGGAAGCCAGGACGATGCCTAA
- a CDS encoding response regulator, which translates to MGTVGESIRIMLVDDENLVRAGLRMILESDPRIDVVGECADGRSAVSMVAELSPDLVLMDIRMPVMDGLAASEAILRASPEQKILVLTTFNTDDMVLSALRMGASGFLLKDTPPAELMEAINQVAAGRTMLSESVTRQLIAVAGSRPESTRRNAALERLAVLTEREREIAAAMARGSSNQEIAEELFISLATVKTHIGRVLDKLDADNRVQVALCVFESEDR; encoded by the coding sequence GTGGGGACAGTAGGCGAGTCGATTCGCATCATGCTGGTCGACGACGAGAACCTGGTGCGGGCAGGACTGCGCATGATCCTCGAATCCGACCCGCGCATCGATGTGGTCGGCGAATGCGCCGACGGCCGCTCGGCGGTGTCGATGGTCGCGGAACTGTCACCGGACCTGGTGCTCATGGACATCCGGATGCCGGTCATGGACGGGCTGGCCGCAAGCGAGGCCATCCTGCGGGCCAGCCCGGAGCAAAAGATCCTCGTCCTGACCACGTTCAACACCGACGACATGGTGCTTTCGGCGCTCAGGATGGGAGCCAGCGGTTTCCTGCTCAAGGACACACCGCCGGCCGAGCTCATGGAGGCGATCAACCAGGTTGCCGCCGGGCGCACCATGCTCTCGGAGTCGGTGACCAGGCAGCTCATCGCCGTTGCCGGCTCGCGGCCGGAATCCACCCGGCGCAACGCAGCACTCGAAAGGCTAGCTGTGCTCACCGAGCGGGAACGCGAGATCGCCGCGGCGATGGCGCGCGGCAGCTCCAACCAGGAAATCGCCGAGGAGCTGTTCATCTCGCTGGCAACGGTGAAAACCCACATCGGGAGGGTGCTGGACAAGCTCGACGCAGACAACCGCGTCCAGGTCGCGCTCTGCGTCTTCGAATCCGAGGACCGCTAG
- a CDS encoding sensor histidine kinase gives MSENTAPLDSGDPEASLAEISAQRIGPLRGFMRRRPLLVDTAVVLLYLLLTGPSLAEAALASHWPTLGLLALTGASLFFRRSRPMFVLIVVVLFETVATLLDSSYFGGSAGLWIALYAASTKYAARRMFALTVLITALQGLVFVMLGLPSMFTDSPEDQAALAEIGGRTLTITLSLAFLLGTNAAAVAIGAAVRNNRLHEAELDNWAKRVQTLAQVRERTRIAREMHDVVAHSLSVMIALSDGAAVVLKRDPARAGEVLGELSGTGRRALADMRRVIGVLRTGDGVSLEPQPAGGSLEEMLAGFQVAGLPLRYTQSGPALPDDATFQLTVHRIIQESLTNVLRYGRNVSAVEVTVHRLRDDVTVRIHDDGTQQEARREMIGSAQGIRGMKERAALFDGTLHAGPASRGGWSVVARLKLPHQTPCSGDPATSQAKRPTPKSQHQGT, from the coding sequence ATGAGTGAAAACACGGCGCCGCTCGACTCCGGGGACCCGGAGGCGAGCCTTGCCGAGATCTCGGCACAGCGCATCGGACCGCTGCGCGGATTCATGCGCCGCCGGCCGCTACTGGTCGACACCGCCGTGGTGCTGCTGTACCTGCTGCTGACCGGGCCGAGCCTGGCCGAGGCGGCGCTGGCGTCCCACTGGCCAACCCTCGGGTTGCTCGCGCTCACCGGCGCCTCGCTGTTCTTTCGCCGCAGCCGGCCCATGTTCGTGCTGATCGTGGTGGTGCTCTTCGAGACCGTCGCGACCCTGCTCGACTCCTCGTATTTCGGCGGCAGCGCCGGGCTGTGGATCGCACTGTATGCGGCATCCACCAAATATGCCGCCCGGCGCATGTTCGCGCTCACCGTACTGATCACCGCCCTGCAGGGGCTGGTTTTCGTCATGCTGGGGCTGCCGTCCATGTTCACCGATTCCCCGGAGGACCAGGCTGCCCTGGCCGAAATCGGCGGACGCACCCTGACGATCACGCTGTCCCTGGCGTTCCTGCTGGGCACCAATGCCGCGGCAGTGGCCATCGGTGCTGCGGTGCGCAACAACCGGCTGCACGAGGCCGAGCTGGACAACTGGGCCAAGCGGGTCCAGACCCTGGCCCAGGTGCGCGAACGCACCCGCATTGCCCGCGAGATGCACGACGTGGTCGCGCATTCGCTTTCGGTGATGATCGCCCTGTCCGACGGTGCAGCGGTGGTGCTCAAGCGCGACCCGGCGCGGGCCGGGGAGGTTCTGGGCGAGCTCTCCGGCACCGGGCGCCGCGCCCTGGCCGACATGCGGCGGGTCATCGGGGTGCTGCGCACCGGGGACGGGGTCTCGCTGGAACCGCAGCCCGCAGGCGGATCCCTCGAAGAGATGCTGGCAGGCTTCCAGGTGGCCGGCCTGCCGCTGCGCTACACCCAGTCCGGTCCCGCCCTGCCGGACGACGCGACCTTCCAGCTCACCGTCCACCGCATCATCCAGGAATCCCTGACCAATGTGCTGCGCTATGGGCGCAACGTGAGCGCGGTGGAGGTCACCGTGCACCGGCTGCGCGACGATGTCACGGTGCGGATCCACGACGACGGCACGCAGCAGGAAGCGCGTCGCGAGATGATCGGATCGGCCCAGGGCATCCGCGGCATGAAGGAGCGCGCGGCACTCTTCGATGGCACGCTGCACGCCGGGCCCGCATCCCGCGGCGGCTGGTCGGTCGTGGCCAGGCTCAAACTGCCGCACCAGACCCCATGTTCCGGGGACCCCGCGACGTCCCAGGCCAAGCGCCCGACCCCCAAGTCCCAACACCAAGGAACGTGA
- a CDS encoding ATP-binding cassette domain-containing protein, which yields MITATALTKNYGTKRAVDGISFTVQPGKVTGFLGPNGAGKSTTMRMIVGLDRPTFGSVSVNGRRYAEHHAPLREVGALLEAKSVHRSRSARTHLRALAATHSIPNTRVDEVIELTGLGSVATKKVGGFSLGMGQRLGIAVALLGDPQTLILDEPVNGLDPEGVLWVRNLARHQAAQGKTVFISSHLMSEMALTADHLIVIGRGRILADAPIEQIIDGANVPTCKVKTDSAEDLMNALAAQDVHLTRVDAQTIQVVGLDGRAIATRAMELQILLHELTPIQQSLEAAYMALTQDEVEYHSHLGNELAAATTGKQDQP from the coding sequence ATGATCACAGCAACGGCACTGACCAAGAACTATGGCACCAAGCGTGCGGTGGACGGGATCTCCTTTACCGTCCAGCCAGGCAAGGTCACTGGATTCCTCGGCCCGAACGGCGCGGGAAAATCCACCACCATGCGCATGATCGTCGGCCTCGACCGGCCGACCTTCGGCAGCGTGAGCGTGAACGGCCGCAGGTACGCCGAACACCATGCGCCGTTGCGCGAGGTCGGCGCCCTGCTCGAAGCCAAGTCCGTCCACCGGTCGCGCAGCGCGCGCACCCACCTGCGGGCCCTTGCCGCGACCCACTCGATCCCCAATACCCGCGTCGACGAGGTCATCGAGCTCACCGGACTCGGTTCCGTCGCGACCAAGAAGGTCGGCGGCTTTTCCCTGGGGATGGGCCAGCGCCTGGGCATCGCCGTGGCACTGCTGGGCGACCCGCAGACGCTGATCCTCGATGAACCGGTCAATGGCCTGGACCCGGAGGGCGTGCTGTGGGTCCGGAACCTCGCCCGCCACCAAGCGGCACAGGGCAAGACGGTGTTCATCTCCTCGCACCTGATGAGCGAGATGGCGTTGACCGCCGACCACCTCATCGTCATCGGCCGCGGCCGGATCCTCGCCGATGCCCCGATCGAGCAAATCATTGACGGGGCGAATGTGCCCACCTGCAAGGTCAAGACCGATTCGGCCGAGGACCTGATGAATGCGTTGGCCGCGCAGGACGTTCACCTGACCCGAGTCGATGCGCAAACCATCCAGGTCGTCGGACTCGATGGCCGGGCAATTGCAACCCGCGCGATGGAATTGCAGATCCTGCTCCACGAGCTGACGCCCATCCAGCAGTCCCTCGAAGCCGCCTACATGGCGCTGACGCAGGACGAGGTCGAGTACCACTCCCACCTTGGCAACGAGCTTGCCGCCGCGACCACCGGAAAGCAGGACCAGCCATGA
- a CDS encoding CGNR zinc finger domain-containing protein, translated as MRSMSRIPLPPAPGADDHPSLALVNSVVSLPGGRVADDLGSPAEATAWLVGQRLVPAETALLAYCQDQLTKLRGNLRTLFTAQVAGGAPAPEAVESVNQALVKVPSAPLLQYDTGSGLRRVLRHPVTQLVEHAMAQIAEDAAALLTGGQAELIAQCEASSCDRFLLRTHARRCWCSTRCGDRVRAARAYARKLGRAQAG; from the coding sequence ATGAGATCTATGTCAAGGATCCCGCTTCCCCCCGCGCCCGGCGCCGACGACCACCCGAGCCTCGCCCTGGTCAATAGCGTCGTGAGCCTTCCCGGCGGACGCGTGGCGGACGACCTGGGGAGCCCGGCCGAAGCCACCGCGTGGCTCGTCGGACAGCGACTGGTTCCGGCCGAAACCGCCCTGCTGGCCTATTGCCAGGACCAGCTGACGAAGTTGCGCGGAAATTTGCGCACCCTCTTCACCGCCCAGGTGGCGGGCGGCGCTCCGGCGCCGGAGGCAGTGGAGAGCGTGAACCAGGCGTTGGTGAAGGTGCCCAGCGCACCGCTGCTGCAGTATGACACCGGCAGCGGACTGCGCAGGGTCCTGCGACATCCCGTGACCCAACTGGTCGAACACGCCATGGCCCAGATCGCGGAGGACGCGGCCGCCTTGCTGACCGGCGGCCAGGCCGAGCTGATCGCACAATGCGAGGCCAGCTCCTGCGACCGGTTCCTGCTGCGGACGCACGCCCGGCGCTGCTGGTGCTCCACCCGCTGCGGCGACCGCGTGCGCGCGGCCCGGGCATACGCCCGCAAGCTGGGGCGGGCCCAGGCCGGCTGA
- a CDS encoding ABC transporter permease — translation MSTTTMKRPRTAAPGAAGGGKLSFAGVLRSEFIKFFSLPSTLILVMATFVAMTGIAALGTWGVGASLEAMASEPEMAAQMGDMNVLAASLPVSGLMVAQLIIGALAVMVMSSEFATGSARSTFVATPTRQPVFWAKTLMVTIVSALVALASILSAFLVTKPIADNYNLPLDFASEAFGRNLWFGVLYVVMVSLIGLALGAMLRNSAGGIVVLAALFFVLPITVDGLSGMVEWLADAARFLPDHAGTALMQIPGAEGALETWAAGLVVGAWIAIPLAAAAMLLQRRDI, via the coding sequence ATGAGCACCACGACCATGAAACGACCACGTACCGCCGCACCCGGTGCCGCCGGTGGCGGAAAGCTCAGCTTCGCCGGCGTTTTGCGCAGCGAGTTCATCAAGTTCTTCTCGCTGCCCTCCACGCTGATCCTGGTCATGGCCACCTTCGTGGCCATGACGGGGATCGCCGCGCTCGGCACCTGGGGCGTCGGTGCATCCCTGGAGGCCATGGCGTCCGAACCGGAAATGGCGGCGCAGATGGGGGACATGAATGTCCTTGCCGCCTCATTGCCTGTCAGCGGGCTGATGGTTGCCCAGTTGATCATCGGCGCACTCGCCGTCATGGTGATGAGTTCCGAGTTCGCGACGGGCTCGGCCCGTTCCACCTTCGTGGCGACTCCCACGCGGCAGCCGGTGTTCTGGGCCAAGACCCTGATGGTCACCATCGTTTCGGCACTCGTCGCGCTGGCATCGATCCTGTCCGCTTTCCTGGTCACCAAGCCGATCGCCGACAACTACAACCTTCCGCTGGACTTCGCCTCCGAGGCCTTCGGACGCAACCTCTGGTTCGGGGTGCTCTACGTCGTGATGGTCTCGCTGATCGGCCTGGCCTTGGGTGCGATGCTGAGGAATTCCGCCGGCGGCATCGTGGTGCTTGCAGCCCTCTTCTTCGTGCTTCCCATCACCGTCGACGGGCTCTCAGGCATGGTGGAATGGCTGGCCGATGCCGCTCGATTCCTACCCGACCACGCCGGAACCGCGCTGATGCAGATCCCAGGCGCCGAAGGGGCCCTGGAGACCTGGGCCGCCGGCCTCGTGGTCGGTGCCTGGATCGCCATCCCGCTGGCCGCCGCCGCAATGTTGCTGCAGCGCCGCGATATCTAG